Proteins encoded within one genomic window of Methanothrix harundinacea 6Ac:
- a CDS encoding virulence RhuM family protein, producing the protein MLFYQTEDGQSRIQVRLSDGTVWLSQRLLAELYQVSTRTISEHIINIYSDHELIPEATTRKFRLVQTEGSRQVERRVDFYNLEMILAIGYRVRSHRGVQFRRWATERLREYIVKGFVLDDERLKGERALGADYFDELLERIRDIRASEKRFYQKVRDIYALSIDYDSRAQSTQEFFRIVQNKLHWAITGHTAAELISERADASKPNMGLTAWKGAKVRQADVLVAKNYLLADEIGQLNRLVTMWLDYAEDQANRRKPVCMKDWREKLDAFLQFNQRAILEHSGRISMEEAKRLALEQYQAFNQRRIEEGDAIAEKEFEEEVKRMLPKDREDDR; encoded by the coding sequence ATGCTCTTCTACCAGACGGAAGACGGCCAATCCCGCATCCAGGTGCGCCTTTCGGACGGCACCGTCTGGCTCAGCCAGAGGCTTTTGGCGGAGCTTTATCAGGTGTCAACCCGAACCATCAGCGAGCATATCATCAACATCTACAGCGACCATGAACTCATCCCGGAGGCAACTACCCGGAAATTCCGGTTAGTTCAAACCGAGGGCAGCCGCCAGGTCGAGAGGCGGGTGGACTTCTACAATCTGGAAATGATCCTGGCCATCGGCTATCGCGTGCGCAGCCATCGCGGCGTGCAGTTCCGCCGCTGGGCTACTGAACGACTCAGGGAGTACATCGTCAAGGGCTTCGTGCTGGATGACGAGAGGCTGAAAGGGGAGCGGGCTCTCGGTGCGGATTATTTCGACGAGCTTCTAGAGCGCATACGCGATATCCGGGCCTCGGAGAAGCGCTTTTACCAAAAGGTCCGAGATATCTATGCCCTTTCCATCGACTACGATTCCCGAGCACAAAGTACTCAAGAGTTCTTCAGAATAGTTCAGAACAAGCTGCACTGGGCCATAACCGGCCATACCGCAGCCGAGCTCATCTCGGAGCGGGCCGATGCCAGCAAGCCGAACATGGGGCTCACAGCCTGGAAGGGGGCGAAGGTTCGCCAGGCAGACGTCCTCGTGGCCAAGAACTACCTCCTGGCCGACGAGATTGGGCAGCTCAACCGCCTGGTGACCATGTGGCTCGACTACGCCGAGGACCAGGCCAACCGCAGAAAACCAGTTTGCATGAAGGACTGGCGCGAAAAGCTGGATGCCTTCCTGCAGTTCAACCAGAGGGCCATCCTGGAGCACAGCGGGCGCATATCAATGGAGGAGGCCAAGCGCCTGGCCCTGGAGCAGTACCAGGCATTCAACCAGCGACGAATTGAGGAGGGCGACGCTATAGCCGAGAAGGAATTTGAAGAGGAGGTAAAAAGGATGCTCCCCAAAGACCGGGAGGATGACAGATGA
- a CDS encoding restriction endonuclease subunit S has translation MISDLKPYPAMKDSGAPWLGEVPEHWEVSRLKVHVANIVDQTSKCRTDEIYIALENVESWTGRIRDAEPNVSFDSQVKRFLANDVLFGKLRPYLAKVTRPNRNGVCVGEFLVLRPRDGCLSSDYFEHFLRSKPIIDVIDASTFGAKMPRADWQFIGGMLQILPPLPEQAAIVRFLDHIDGRIRRYIHAKQKLIKLLEEQKQVIIHLAVTRGLDPNVRLKPSGVEWLGDIPVHWNVVPLRKLVEVKDGTHDTPSYVEPSDTSFPLVMSKDFGPSSICFDNVNHISAKDHFEIVERSNTKRGDVLMSMIGGNIGKALIVDTNREFSIKNVALFKTCNSSHLARFILYYLRSGLLDIQIAMLSKGGAQGFLALGQIRNLSFLKIPANEMELIVETLDQKLAVHDALIAAASNSLKMVVEYRTRLISDVVTGKLDVRCVTLPAAEDVQIQDEWNGTFDAESDLILDQELPELAQEAGD, from the coding sequence GTGATCTCCGACCTCAAGCCCTATCCTGCAATGAAGGACTCCGGCGCGCCGTGGCTGGGAGAGGTGCCGGAGCACTGGGAAGTATCACGTCTCAAGGTGCACGTAGCGAACATTGTTGACCAAACAAGCAAATGTCGGACCGATGAAATCTATATAGCTCTCGAAAATGTTGAAAGTTGGACAGGAAGAATTCGAGACGCCGAACCTAATGTGAGCTTCGATAGTCAAGTAAAGAGATTCCTGGCCAACGATGTGCTTTTCGGCAAACTGCGACCCTACTTGGCAAAGGTCACTCGACCGAATCGAAATGGAGTTTGCGTAGGCGAATTCTTGGTATTACGACCCCGTGATGGCTGCTTGTCATCGGATTACTTCGAACATTTTCTTCGATCGAAACCGATCATTGACGTGATCGATGCTTCAACCTTTGGTGCAAAAATGCCTCGCGCGGATTGGCAGTTCATTGGAGGAATGCTGCAAATTCTCCCACCCCTCCCCGAGCAAGCCGCCATCGTCCGCTTCCTCGACCACATCGACGGGCGCATCCGCCGCTACATCCACGCCAAGCAGAAGCTCATCAAGCTGCTTGAGGAGCAGAAGCAGGTCATCATCCACCTCGCTGTCACGCGCGGCCTCGATCCCAACGTCCGCCTCAAGCCCTCCGGCGTGGAATGGCTGGGCGACATACCGGTGCACTGGAACGTTGTGCCCTTAAGAAAACTCGTTGAGGTTAAGGATGGGACACATGACACGCCGTCATACGTTGAGCCTTCGGATACATCCTTCCCATTGGTCATGTCCAAAGACTTCGGACCTTCATCAATATGTTTTGATAATGTGAATCACATATCAGCAAAAGACCACTTCGAGATTGTAGAGCGATCTAATACTAAACGCGGCGATGTCCTGATGTCAATGATCGGCGGTAATATTGGAAAAGCGCTGATAGTTGACACCAACCGCGAGTTTTCGATAAAGAACGTGGCTCTTTTTAAAACATGCAATTCATCTCACTTAGCCAGATTTATTTTGTACTATTTGAGAAGTGGATTATTGGATATTCAGATAGCAATGTTAAGCAAAGGAGGGGCTCAAGGATTTCTTGCATTAGGTCAAATACGAAACCTTTCTTTTTTAAAGATTCCTGCAAATGAAATGGAACTGATTGTTGAAACATTAGATCAGAAACTTGCGGTTCATGACGCATTAATCGCAGCAGCTAGCAATAGCCTCAAGATGGTTGTTGAATATCGCACCCGCCTCATCTCCGACGTCGTCACGGGCAAGCTGGACGTGCGGTGCGTGACGCTTCCGGCGGCAGAAGATGTTCAAATTCAGGACGAGTGGAACGGCACATTTGATGCCGAATCGGATTTGATTCTGGATCAGGAGCTGCCCGAATTGGCCCAAGAGGCAGGTGATTGA
- a CDS encoding TIGR02391 family protein, whose product MSKIPPLSEAQIDALAKLLGECGSGSDITRVLNDRELVDNSGQSTKWRRLYWVFLDTQRNYKCANRILDFIQAFLAPARFVGRGEIFEIQRSELNTILAFSGIEFGADGRFRHREVAKTLSDAERRVRTIQSKFQSRRIHPEVLKYCRTELMQQNYFHAVFEATKGLAQRIRDMSGVQADGPALVDRVFLVEQPLLAFNTLRTETEKSEHKGFAALLKGCFAAVRNPLAHEPKILWEGEDDAADYLSLISLLHRKLDDCVSTRPGGK is encoded by the coding sequence ATGAGTAAAATTCCTCCGCTATCTGAAGCCCAAATTGATGCCCTAGCCAAACTCCTTGGTGAGTGTGGATCTGGATCAGATATTACCCGCGTGCTTAATGATCGGGAGTTGGTGGACAATTCCGGCCAGTCCACGAAATGGCGGCGGCTGTATTGGGTATTCTTGGATACTCAGCGCAATTACAAATGCGCCAACAGGATACTCGATTTTATTCAGGCCTTTCTTGCACCTGCCCGTTTTGTCGGACGAGGCGAGATTTTCGAAATACAACGCAGCGAACTCAACACCATACTTGCCTTTTCTGGAATAGAGTTCGGCGCAGATGGGCGGTTCAGGCACCGGGAAGTGGCGAAAACGCTCAGCGATGCAGAACGGCGCGTTAGGACCATCCAAAGCAAGTTCCAAAGCAGGCGCATACATCCCGAAGTGCTCAAGTACTGTCGAACCGAACTTATGCAGCAGAATTACTTTCACGCCGTTTTCGAGGCCACGAAAGGCCTAGCACAGAGAATCCGAGATATGTCAGGCGTTCAAGCAGATGGCCCCGCTCTGGTTGATCGGGTTTTTTTAGTAGAGCAGCCCCTCCTCGCATTCAACACACTTCGGACTGAAACAGAGAAGTCGGAACACAAAGGATTCGCTGCATTGCTCAAAGGCTGTTTCGCCGCTGTTCGCAACCCTCTGGCCCACGAGCCAAAGATTCTCTGGGAAGGGGAAGATGATGCTGCAGATTATTTATCGTTGATCTCGCTGCTTCATCGAAAGCTAGACGACTGCGTGTCAACTCGGCCAGGAGGCAAGTAA
- a CDS encoding type I restriction-modification system subunit M, protein MSNGDLNWITNFIWGIADDVLRDIYVRGKYRDVILPMTVIRRLDAVLEPTKQSVLDLKKQLDEAGITNQDAALRQASGQAFYNTSPFLLRDLKARPKAQQLKADLEAYLDGFSPNVQDILDKFKFRNQIPTLVEADILGYLIEKFLDNSINLSPNPIYDPAGNVRLPPLDNHAIGTIFEELIRRFNEENNEEAGEHFTPRDVVRLMADLVILPIADKIESATYLLYDGACGTGGMLTIADERLKQIAQEHGKDVSIHLFGQEVNPETYAITKADLLIKGEGDEAEYFFLGSTLSQDAFASREFDFMLSNPPYGKSWKADMERMGGKADILDLRFVIEHAGDPDFKLITRSSDGQMMFLVNMLSKMKHQTPLGSRIAEVHNGSSLFTGDAGQGESNIRRWIIENDWLEAIIALPLNMFYNTGIATYIWVLTNRKPDHRKGKVQLIDATSWFKPLRKNLGKKNCELSAEDIQRIVDLFLSFQESEQSKIFANESFGFSKVTVERPLRLQVELSDAARARFRKACVEAKDEALSSLMDHVAESLGPGPHLDFNAFMAATEQRAKKQGIKITAKRQKLIQTALAEKDEDAAPIIKKVYRPGKTEPNPLYGRFEVKVNGRSQIVEYEADSELRDVEQVPLLEEGGIEAFFLREVLPHVPDAWIDETSAKIGYEISFTRYFYKPTPLRTLEEIRADILSLEKETEGLLDEIIGGEVS, encoded by the coding sequence ATGAGTAATGGAGACTTAAATTGGATAACCAATTTCATTTGGGGCATCGCGGATGATGTACTGCGCGACATCTACGTGAGAGGCAAATATCGCGATGTTATTCTTCCTATGACAGTTATTCGCAGGCTAGATGCCGTATTGGAGCCGACGAAACAGTCAGTCCTGGATCTGAAAAAACAGCTTGATGAGGCGGGCATCACCAATCAGGATGCCGCCCTGCGTCAGGCATCAGGCCAAGCCTTTTACAACACGTCGCCCTTTTTGCTCCGTGATCTCAAAGCCCGTCCCAAGGCGCAACAGCTCAAGGCCGACTTAGAAGCCTACCTGGACGGATTCTCGCCAAATGTCCAAGATATTCTGGATAAGTTCAAGTTTCGAAACCAGATCCCTACACTAGTAGAAGCCGATATCCTGGGCTATTTGATTGAAAAGTTTCTCGATAACTCCATCAACCTAAGCCCGAACCCAATTTATGACCCGGCTGGCAACGTTCGTCTTCCTCCCCTCGACAACCACGCCATCGGCACCATCTTCGAGGAGTTGATCCGCCGCTTCAATGAAGAAAATAACGAGGAGGCTGGCGAGCACTTCACACCCCGGGATGTGGTGAGGCTGATGGCTGATCTGGTCATCTTGCCCATAGCTGACAAGATCGAATCCGCCACATACCTCCTCTATGATGGTGCTTGCGGTACTGGCGGCATGCTCACGATCGCAGATGAGCGCTTGAAGCAAATTGCCCAGGAGCATGGGAAGGACGTGTCTATCCATCTTTTCGGCCAAGAGGTGAATCCAGAGACCTACGCCATTACAAAGGCCGACCTGCTGATCAAAGGCGAAGGTGATGAAGCTGAGTACTTCTTCTTGGGCTCCACGTTGTCGCAAGACGCATTTGCATCTCGGGAGTTTGACTTCATGCTCTCCAATCCACCTTACGGCAAGAGCTGGAAGGCCGATATGGAGCGGATGGGAGGGAAGGCCGACATCCTCGATCTGCGTTTTGTAATTGAACATGCAGGAGATCCGGACTTCAAGCTCATCACCCGGTCAAGCGACGGCCAGATGATGTTTCTGGTGAACATGCTCTCCAAGATGAAGCACCAAACGCCTCTTGGCAGTCGCATCGCAGAGGTGCATAACGGATCGTCGCTTTTCACCGGCGATGCTGGTCAGGGGGAGAGCAATATCCGCCGCTGGATCATAGAGAATGATTGGTTGGAGGCGATCATCGCCTTACCGCTGAATATGTTCTACAACACCGGCATAGCGACTTATATCTGGGTGCTCACCAACCGAAAGCCGGACCATCGAAAAGGCAAGGTGCAGCTGATCGATGCCACCTCGTGGTTCAAACCTCTCCGCAAGAACCTGGGCAAGAAGAACTGCGAGCTTTCTGCTGAGGATATTCAGCGCATAGTAGATCTATTTCTGTCCTTCCAAGAGAGTGAGCAGTCCAAGATTTTCGCCAATGAGTCATTCGGTTTTTCCAAAGTAACCGTCGAGCGCCCATTGCGGTTGCAGGTCGAACTCTCCGATGCTGCCAGGGCACGGTTCCGCAAAGCATGTGTTGAAGCCAAGGATGAAGCACTGTCAAGCCTGATGGATCATGTAGCAGAGTCACTTGGTCCAGGTCCGCACCTCGATTTCAACGCTTTCATGGCAGCCACTGAGCAACGCGCCAAGAAGCAGGGCATCAAGATTACCGCCAAGAGGCAAAAGCTGATACAAACTGCTTTGGCAGAGAAGGATGAAGATGCTGCTCCAATTATCAAGAAAGTATATAGGCCCGGAAAGACCGAGCCAAATCCCCTCTATGGCCGCTTTGAGGTGAAGGTCAACGGGAGATCACAAATTGTCGAGTACGAGGCAGATAGCGAACTTCGAGATGTTGAACAGGTTCCGCTACTCGAAGAAGGCGGCATCGAAGCTTTCTTCCTTCGTGAGGTGCTGCCCCACGTTCCCGATGCCTGGATCGATGAAACGTCCGCTAAGATCGGGTATGAGATCTCCTTCACTCGCTATTTCTATAAGCCAACGCCTCTTCGCACTTTAGAAGAGATCCGGGCCGACATCTTGTCGTTAGAGAAGGAGACTGAAGGGCTGCTCGATGAGATAATCGGGGGAGAGGTTTCATGA
- a CDS encoding DUF6834 family protein, with the protein MTAEKIEFIGSCLSDLLTRKEIIARYELLQRVYDCVRRADLSPEEKEELEETLGKRNVASGIFFNVLSGEPIFINLPKLDSVMNINDRVFHFVHTGSYADPDFARAFNQFEESEKEIGELVLLNLRDLLVEFMAGAGYAVADGAPGSGKLTFVGSGEKRLDFWIFPSIQDVELVEGMEGSVVIVPHAESPGPFIAFFQEKGKEAELAEIKVWVANMEEGTIDPFIGYPRDMAIYKQFKNPRMAMMVKTNWGRRME; encoded by the coding sequence ATGACCGCAGAGAAGATCGAGTTCATAGGAAGCTGCCTTTCTGACCTTCTGACCAGAAAGGAGATCATAGCCAGGTACGAGCTCCTCCAGCGGGTCTACGACTGCGTCCGGAGGGCGGACCTCTCCCCCGAAGAGAAGGAGGAGCTTGAGGAGACCCTGGGGAAGAGGAACGTCGCCTCGGGGATATTCTTCAACGTCCTAAGTGGCGAGCCGATCTTCATCAACCTCCCCAAGCTCGACAGCGTGATGAATATCAACGACCGGGTCTTCCACTTCGTCCACACCGGATCCTACGCCGACCCCGACTTCGCCCGGGCCTTCAATCAGTTTGAGGAATCCGAGAAAGAAATCGGCGAGCTGGTGTTGCTGAACCTGAGAGACCTCCTGGTCGAGTTCATGGCCGGTGCCGGCTACGCCGTCGCCGACGGCGCGCCGGGGTCGGGCAAGCTCACCTTCGTCGGCTCCGGCGAGAAGCGGCTCGACTTCTGGATCTTCCCATCGATCCAGGATGTGGAGCTGGTGGAGGGGATGGAGGGCTCCGTCGTCATCGTCCCCCACGCCGAGAGCCCCGGCCCCTTCATCGCCTTCTTCCAGGAGAAGGGGAAGGAGGCGGAGCTGGCGGAGATCAAGGTCTGGGTCGCCAACATGGAGGAGGGGACGATCGACCCCTTCATCGGCTATCCCAGGGATATGGCCATCTACAAGCAGTTCAAGAACCCCCGGATGGCGATGATGGTGAAGACGAACTGGGGGCGGAGGATGGAGTAG
- the mptA gene encoding GTP cyclohydrolase MptA: METLPDVQACQPEYPINLTRVGLTGVKKLVKVLREDEERPIVLISNFEVFVDLPSDRKGANLSRNFEVIDEVLEEAINEPVYVIEELCGEIARRVLSKHEYATRAEVKMKSEYIVERSSPVTKTAGQEVVDIFAEAVARAGTVRKLVGAEVVGMTACPCAQEIMRDLVRRELSTLGLGPEEARDFAARLPVATHNQRGRGMISIQVCDRRCVSLDDIIRIIERSMSSRVFGLLKRPDEALVVQRAHSNPKFVEDCVRTMAQKVVESFKDLPDDAVVVLKQVNEESIHQHNAFAERSATMGELRAELGAEALSASCEVPKK; this comes from the coding sequence CTGGTGAAGGTCCTCCGGGAGGACGAGGAGCGGCCCATAGTTCTGATATCGAACTTCGAGGTCTTTGTGGACCTCCCCTCCGACCGGAAGGGGGCGAACCTCTCCCGGAACTTCGAGGTGATAGACGAGGTGTTGGAGGAGGCGATCAATGAGCCGGTCTACGTCATCGAGGAGCTCTGCGGCGAGATCGCCCGCCGGGTTTTATCAAAGCACGAGTACGCCACCCGGGCCGAGGTGAAGATGAAGAGCGAGTACATCGTCGAGAGGAGCTCCCCCGTCACCAAGACCGCGGGGCAGGAGGTGGTGGACATCTTCGCCGAGGCGGTGGCGAGGGCCGGCACCGTCAGGAAGCTGGTGGGGGCGGAGGTGGTGGGGATGACCGCCTGCCCCTGTGCCCAGGAGATCATGAGGGACCTCGTCAGAAGGGAGCTATCGACCCTGGGGCTCGGCCCCGAGGAGGCCCGCGACTTTGCGGCGAGGCTCCCCGTCGCCACCCACAACCAGCGCGGCCGGGGGATGATCTCGATCCAGGTCTGCGACCGCCGGTGCGTCTCCCTGGACGACATCATCAGGATAATCGAGAGGTCGATGAGCTCCCGGGTCTTCGGCCTCCTCAAGCGCCCCGACGAGGCGCTAGTCGTCCAGAGGGCCCACAGCAACCCCAAGTTCGTCGAGGACTGCGTCCGGACGATGGCCCAGAAGGTGGTGGAGTCGTTCAAAGACCTCCCCGACGACGCCGTCGTCGTCTTAAAGCAGGTGAACGAGGAGAGCATCCACCAGCACAACGCCTTCGCCGAGAGGAGCGCGACCATGGGGGAGCTCCGGGCGGAGCTGGGGGCCGAAGCCCTATCCGCCTCTTGCGAGGTGCCTAAAAAATGA